In the genome of Oncorhynchus mykiss isolate Arlee chromosome 18, USDA_OmykA_1.1, whole genome shotgun sequence, one region contains:
- the LOC110511156 gene encoding zinc finger protein OZF: MASVKLEDCSQTLELNVNIKDEEEEKIGKSVSHGNIETFPTSREQQQEDHRSKRSHQCPHCKKIFPILSKLKIHLKIHTGEKSYSCSDCGLRFSQQSSLKTHQRIHTGENPYSCSYCGWRFSQRSHFKSHQRIHTGEKPYSCSECGKCFTTSSDLTVHQRTHTGEKPFSCSDCGGRFSRRSSLKIHQHIHTGEKPYFCSDCGKSFSLLDTLKAHERVHTGEKPFSCSDCGKSFSQRSNLKIHQRLHTGEKPYSCSDCGKCFTQFDTLKCHQRIHTGEKPYSCSKCGKSFSLQSSVKSHQHIHTGDKPYTCSDCGKFFPTSSALNVHQRTHTGERLSFCSDCGKSFSQHSSLKEHQRLHTGEKPYSCSDCGKNFTRHSSLKNHQRIHTGEKPYPCSECGKSFTTSSALTVHQRVHTGEKPYSCSDCGGSYSRRGNLQTHHRIHSGEKPYSCSDCGKCFTTSSALKVHQRVHTGDNP, from the exons atggcatcagtgaagctggaagactgcagtcaaacactggagctgaatgtcaacattaaagatgaagaggaggagaagattgggAAATCTGTTTCTCATG GTAACATTGAGACATTCCCGACATCCAGAGAGCAACAACAGGAAGATCACAGATCTAAGAGGTCTCACCAATGCCCACATTGTAAGAAGATTTTCCCAATTCTTTCAAAGCTAAAAATACACctaaaaatacacacaggagagaagtcgTACTCCTGCTCTGATTGTGGGTTGAGATTCTCTCAACAGAGCAGcttaaaaacacaccaacgtatacacacaggagagaacccTTACTCCTGCTCATACTGTGGGTGGAGATTCTCTCAACGAAGCCACTTCAAATcacaccaacgcatacacacaggagagaagccttactcttgCTCTGAatgtggaaaatgcttcacaacatcatcTGACCTAAcagttcaccagagaacacacacaggagagaagcctttttcctgctctgactgtggggggAGATTCTCTCGACGGAGCAGTTTAAAAATACACCAacatatacacacaggagagaagccttacttctgctctgactgtgggaaaagtTTCTCCCTATTGGATACTTTAAAAGCACATGAACGTGTAcatacaggagaaaagcctttttcctgctctgactgtgggaagagtttttctCAACGGAGCAACTTAAAAATACACCAACGTTTACATACAGGTGAAAAGCCTTACTCCTGTTCGGACTGTGGAAAATGTTTCACACAATTTGATACGTTAAAATGTCACCAgcgtatacatacaggagagaagccttactcctgctctaaatgtgggaagagtttctctctACAGAGCAGCGTAAAATCACACCAACATATACACACAGGAGACAAGCCTTACACTTGCTCTGACTGTGGTAAATTCTTCCCAACATCATCTGCGCTAAatgttcatcagagaacacacaccggAGAGAGGCTTTCCTTCTgttctgactgtggaaagagtttctctcaacaCAGCAGCTTAAAGGAACACCAACgtttacacacaggagagaagccttactcctgctctgactgtgggaagaattTCACTCGACACAGCAGCTTAAAGAATCAccaacgtatacacacaggagagaagccttatccCTGCTctgaatgtgggaagagttttacaaCATCAAGTGCTCTGACAGTTCATCAGAGAGTGcacacaggtgagaaaccttactcctgctctgactgtggggggAGTTACTCTCGACGGGGAAACTTACAAACACACCATCGTATACATTCGGGAGAGAAGCCGTACTCCTGTTCTGACTGTGggaaatgcttcacaacatcaagTGCTCTGAAAGTTCATCAGAGAGTGCACACAGGAGATAATCCTTAA